The DNA region TCGCCCTGCCCCGGCTGCAGCACCGCTTCGGCGGGCTCGGAGCCGCCGCGATCCTCGGTCCGATCTGGGCACTCTGGCACATGCCGCTCTACCTGAGCGACTGGGGCGGGTGGCCGAACGCGCACTGGAGCGAGCCTGTGGTCTTCGCCCTGTTCACGATCACGTTCAACGTCGTGATGATCCAGGTGTTCAACAAGACCGGTGAGAGCCTGCCCCTTGCGCTGCTGCTGCACGTCGGCGTGAACAACACGATCTCGACGCTGTTCCCGGAGATGTACCCGAGCATGACCGCCGGCACGCTGATGATCGGCCTGACCATCACCTCGACCGTCGCCGCCGCGGTGCTCCTCGTCGTCACCCGCGGCCGCCTGGGCTACGACCCGGCGCGCCGTGCGCTGCCGATCGACGCCCCGGTCCCCGCCCGCACCCGCCTCGTAGGATCACACGATGGCCTCCGCTGACCCGCGCACCCGTCCGCCGCGCGACGGCGACCCGCGCACCCGCGACCGCCGCGTCGACGTGCTCGTCGCGCTCGGCACGGCCGTCGTGGCCCTCGGCCTGCTGCTCGGCCTGCCGCCGCTGGACGCCCTCGAGCCGGACGGCCCCGCCCTGGCACTGCGGGTGCCGGCACCGTTCACCGCCGCGTGGACCGTCCTGGCGCTCGGCCTGCTGGTCCAGTCCGCCGCCCTGCTCGCCGCCCGTCGGGCACCACGAACCGTGCTCGTCGCGGTGTCCGCGCTGCCGGTGCTCGTCGCCGCGCTCGCTCCGCAGTCGCTCGACCTGTTCGGCCTCACCGCGCTGCCAGTCGTCGTCGCCGTCGTCCTCGCCGCCCTCCGCGTCTCACTCGCTCGCCTGTGGCCGACGCTGTTGGTCGCCGCCGCGCTCGTGGCAGCCGGCAGCACGGTCCTGTCCGCGGTCGCCGGCGGAGCGCTCCGGGGCGACGTCACGCAGGGACTGTCCGGCGCACTCGGCCAGGGCGTCCTGCAGGCCGTCGGCGCCGTCGGGCTCCCGCTCCTGGTCACCCTGCTGGTGCGGTCCCGCCGCGAGGTCCGCGCCGCCCGCACCGCCGAGGCGAGCGCGGTCTTCCGCGAACAGGACGCCCTGGTCGACGCGGCGGTGTCCCGTGAACGGGCCGCCATGGCCCGCGAGCTCCACGACATCGCCGCCCACCACCTGTCCGGCATCGCCCTGATGGCCGCCGTGATCGACCGGCAGATCGACAGCGACCCGGAGCGCGCGCACGAGGGTGCCCGTCAGGTGCGGGAGCAGAGCACCGCCGTCCTCGACGACCTGCGCCGCCTGGTCGGGCTCCTGCGCGAGGACGTCCCCGCCGAACGCGCGGTCGAGACGGTCGCCGGCATCGTCGACCTGGTCGAGCGTGCCCGGTTCCGCAGCGACGTGCGCCTCGACGTGCTCGCTGGCTACCACCAGCACGGAGCGCAGGCACTGGCCGACGGCGTCGGCCCGCTCGCGCAGCTCGCCGCCTACCGGACGGTGCAGGAGGCGCTGGCCAACGCCGCCCTGCACGCCCCGTCCGCGCCGTGCACGGTCACCGTCGACGACCGCGACCCGACCCGGGTGGTGATCCGGGTGGAGAACGCACCGGCCGCCGCTCCGGCAGCGCCGACCTCACCGTCGGGCGGCAACGGCCTGCGGGGGATGCGCGAGCGGGCGGACCTGGTGGGGGCGAGCCTCCAGACCGGTCCCACCGCCACCGGCGGATGGCTGGTGGAGCTGGCGCTCGGACGGGAGGCACCTGCCGCACCCGCGCAGGCCACCGACGGTGACGAGGTGGTCGCGTGATCCGCGTGCTGGTGGCGGACGACCAGCCGCTGGTCCGTGCCGGGGTGTCCGCCCTGCTCGGCGCGGAGGCCGACATCGAGGTGGTCGGCGTGGCCGCCGACGGCGGCGAGGCGCTCGCGCTGGCGCGCTCGTTGCGACCCGACGTGGCCTGCCTGGACATCCGGATGCCCGTGAAGAACGGCATCGAGCTCGCGCGGCTGTTCTGCGCTCCCGACGCCGACCCGGCGATCCCGGTGCTGATGCTCACGACGTTCGACCTGGACGACTACGTGTTCGGTGCGCTCGAGGCCGGTGCCTCCGGGTTCCTGCTGAAGGATGCCGAGCCGGACACCATCGTCGACGCCGTGCGGCAGGTCGCCGCGGGGAACGGGACGCTCGACCAGGCCCTGACCCGGCGGGTGCTGCGCGAGTTCGCGTCGCGACGGAGCCTGCAGCCGGTGTCGGGGGACCGGGCAGACGGAGTGCTCACCGCCCGCGAACGCGAGGTCCTGCTGCTGCTCGCGCAGGGGATGTCGAACGAGGAGATCGCGGTCGCTCTCGTGCTCGAGGTCTCGACCGTGAAGTCGCACCTGGCGCGGATGCTGCCGAAGCTCGGGGTGCGGTCGCGGTTGCAGGCCGTGGTGTGGGCGTACCAGAACCGGATCGTGGCGGTCCCCGAGCCGTAGGGCGCGCGTGGTGCGTGCCGGGCGTCAGCCGGTGGTGAGCGGCTCGGCGGCGCCGGGGACGACGAGACGCCAGACGCTGTCGTCGTCCTCGGGGTCGGCCTTCGTCAGGTAGAGGCGGAACGTTCCTTCCGCTGCGAGGACGTCGCCGTCGAGGTACTCGACGGGTTCACCGCTCGTCTCGCACTGGTCCGAGGTGCTGATGACCTGGATGGTGTGGCCGGGGTCGTCGCCCTTCGACACGTCGGTGACCGACGCGTCGTAGACGTCGTAGACGCCCTGGAACTCGACGGTGCGGCCGGTCTTGTCGACCTCCGCATCGACGACGAGGTCAGCAGCTGCACGGCGTTCGGCCGGAGTGTCGAGTGCGATGCGCGAGGCACACGCCACGCTCTTCTCCTCGGTGTCCCGGCGGGGCTGGACCCGGCCCTCCGCATCGCACCCCGCGAGCCCGCCGGTGACCACCAGGGCCAGCACCACGACCGGTACGATCCGTCCCCACTGCATGGGATGAGTATCGCTCGCAGGTCGATCGGTGGGAAGTGTCGTGGCCGGATCGTGCTGGTCCGTTTTGCGCGCGATCCCCGTTCGGGGGCTTGGGTGGGACCGGTGTGCCTGGTGGGGTGTATGCATGCACATCGAATCATCGCGCCGGACCTCGGACGATGCTGCCCTCCGATCGGCCGTCGTGGACGGGATGATCACGGCACTGCGGACACGTCCGCTCCACGAGGTGACCCCGGCCGTCGTCGCGGACCACGCCGGCCAGGACGTCGACGTGGTCGAGCGGACGTTCCCCAGCTGGGACGGTCTGCTCCTGGCCACCATCGACCACTGGAACGAGCAGCGCACCGCACCGCTCATGCCACTCGCCGAACGGTTCGGGACGGTGCCGTTCCTGCGTGCGATCGTGACCGCGAACATCGCCGACCCGTCCCTGATGCGCTTCCTCACCGCCACCCTGAACATCGCGGCGTCACCGGAGCACCCGCTCGCGCCGATGTTGCACGCGCGGTGGCGCCGCTTCCACGCCTTCGTGCAGGACTCCCTGCAGCGCGACAGCCTGCTCGGTCGCGAGCCGAGCACCATGGAGCCGTCGCGCGGCGCCGAGCAGCTGCTCGCGACCTACGAGGGACTGCAGCTGCAGTCCATGGTGCGCCCCGAGATGGACCTGCTCGAAGCGTTCGACCGGGCAGTCACCCGGTTGCGCGAGGGATGGTCCCGCGAGTACGTCGCCCCCGTGTGGGACCTCGACCTGGTGA from Curtobacterium sp. MCJR17_020 includes:
- a CDS encoding histidine kinase → MASADPRTRPPRDGDPRTRDRRVDVLVALGTAVVALGLLLGLPPLDALEPDGPALALRVPAPFTAAWTVLALGLLVQSAALLAARRAPRTVLVAVSALPVLVAALAPQSLDLFGLTALPVVVAVVLAALRVSLARLWPTLLVAAALVAAGSTVLSAVAGGALRGDVTQGLSGALGQGVLQAVGAVGLPLLVTLLVRSRREVRAARTAEASAVFREQDALVDAAVSRERAAMARELHDIAAHHLSGIALMAAVIDRQIDSDPERAHEGARQVREQSTAVLDDLRRLVGLLREDVPAERAVETVAGIVDLVERARFRSDVRLDVLAGYHQHGAQALADGVGPLAQLAAYRTVQEALANAALHAPSAPCTVTVDDRDPTRVVIRVENAPAAAPAAPTSPSGGNGLRGMRERADLVGASLQTGPTATGGWLVELALGREAPAAPAQATDGDEVVA
- a CDS encoding response regulator transcription factor — translated: MIRVLVADDQPLVRAGVSALLGAEADIEVVGVAADGGEALALARSLRPDVACLDIRMPVKNGIELARLFCAPDADPAIPVLMLTTFDLDDYVFGALEAGASGFLLKDAEPDTIVDAVRQVAAGNGTLDQALTRRVLREFASRRSLQPVSGDRADGVLTAREREVLLLLAQGMSNEEIAVALVLEVSTVKSHLARMLPKLGVRSRLQAVVWAYQNRIVAVPEP